In Achromobacter spanius, the following proteins share a genomic window:
- a CDS encoding nitrite/sulfite reductase, with amino-acid sequence MYVYDPVDQQLVEQRVAQFADQTRRFLDGQLTEDEFRVLRLQNGLYIQRHAPMLRVAIPYGMLASRQLRTLAHIARKWDRGYGHFSTRQNIQFNWPKLEDVPDILAELATVQMHAIQTSGNCIRNTTTDHFAGVAPDELVDPLVWCEIIRQWSTLHPEFAFLPRKFKIAVSGAVQDRAAVGVHDIGLQAVERDGTLGFRVWVGGGMGRTPIVGKLINPFVEWQHLLTYLQAALRVYNLHGRRDNKYKARIKILVKDLTPEVYAQQVDEQWQLIKGGPDTITQEFVDGIKARFVWPQYDAAAAQDTDNTDALAAGDKRFARWLRTNVHAHKVAGYAAVTVSLKPTGVPPGDITADQMDAVADLADAYGYGELRVSHEQNLILADVRRARLHELWQKLEALNLATPNVGLLTNIIACPGGDFCALANAVSIPVAEAIQRQFDDLDYLFEIGELDLNISGCINSCGHHHVGHIGILGVDKAGEEWYQVTLGGRQNGAAKPLPDLESTRGGGAAVGRIIGPSFARDQVPGVVDRLIRTYLGLRDSETERFIDVVDRVGIDPFKQDVYADPAFAKPAQSAEPAHV; translated from the coding sequence ATGTACGTGTATGACCCCGTCGACCAGCAGCTTGTCGAGCAGCGAGTGGCGCAGTTTGCCGATCAGACGCGCCGCTTCCTCGACGGCCAGCTTACCGAAGATGAATTCCGCGTTCTGCGCTTGCAGAACGGCCTGTACATCCAGCGCCACGCGCCCATGCTGCGCGTGGCTATTCCGTACGGCATGCTGGCGTCGCGCCAACTGCGCACGCTGGCGCACATCGCGCGCAAGTGGGATCGCGGCTACGGCCACTTCAGCACCCGCCAGAACATCCAGTTCAACTGGCCCAAGTTGGAAGACGTGCCGGACATCCTGGCGGAACTCGCCACCGTCCAGATGCACGCCATCCAGACCAGCGGCAACTGCATCCGCAACACCACCACCGACCACTTCGCCGGCGTCGCGCCCGATGAACTCGTTGACCCGCTCGTCTGGTGCGAGATCATTCGCCAGTGGTCCACGCTGCACCCCGAATTCGCTTTCCTGCCGCGCAAATTCAAAATCGCCGTCAGCGGCGCCGTGCAAGACCGCGCGGCCGTGGGCGTGCACGATATCGGCCTGCAAGCCGTTGAACGCGATGGCACGCTAGGCTTTCGCGTGTGGGTCGGCGGCGGCATGGGCCGCACGCCCATCGTCGGCAAGCTGATCAACCCCTTCGTGGAATGGCAGCATCTGCTGACCTATCTGCAAGCCGCGCTGCGCGTCTACAACCTGCATGGCCGCCGCGACAACAAGTACAAGGCGCGCATCAAGATCCTGGTCAAGGACCTGACGCCCGAAGTCTATGCCCAGCAGGTCGATGAACAGTGGCAGCTCATCAAGGGCGGCCCCGACACCATCACCCAGGAATTCGTTGACGGCATCAAGGCCCGCTTCGTATGGCCGCAGTACGATGCCGCCGCCGCGCAAGACACCGACAACACCGACGCCCTGGCCGCCGGCGACAAGCGCTTTGCACGCTGGCTGCGCACCAACGTGCACGCGCACAAGGTCGCGGGATACGCCGCCGTCACCGTTTCGCTCAAGCCCACCGGCGTGCCGCCCGGCGACATCACCGCAGACCAGATGGACGCCGTGGCCGACCTGGCCGACGCCTACGGATACGGTGAACTGCGCGTCTCGCACGAACAGAACCTGATTCTGGCCGACGTGCGCCGCGCCCGTCTGCACGAGCTTTGGCAGAAGCTGGAAGCGCTGAACCTGGCCACACCCAACGTCGGCTTGTTGACCAACATCATCGCCTGTCCGGGCGGCGATTTCTGCGCGCTGGCCAACGCGGTATCCATCCCCGTGGCCGAAGCCATCCAACGCCAATTCGACGACCTGGACTACCTGTTCGAAATCGGCGAACTGGACCTGAACATCTCGGGCTGCATCAACTCCTGTGGCCACCACCACGTGGGGCACATCGGCATCCTGGGGGTCGATAAGGCCGGCGAAGAGTGGTATCAGGTCACGCTGGGTGGCCGCCAAAACGGCGCCGCCAAGCCCCTGCCCGACCTGGAATCCACCCGTGGCGGCGGCGCCGCCGTGGGCCGCATCATCGGCCCCTCGTTCGCGCGCGACCAGGTGCCCGGCGTGGTGGACCGCCTGATCCGCACCTACCTGGGCCTGCGCGACAGCGAAACCGAGCGCTTCATCGACGTGGTGGACCGCGTTGGCATCGACCCCTTCAAGCAGGACGTCTACGCCGATCCCGCCTTCGCCAAACCCGCACAAAGCGCCGAGCCCGCCCATGTCTGA
- a CDS encoding LysR family transcriptional regulator codes for MDEKLDARRTHYFMQVMSRGSVRGAAEVLDMDPSAVSRAIAALERDCGMALFERRGRGVVPTDAGHILARYVKRQQNIQESFFSEIDSLRNAERGHIDLVLGEGFVELMFDRVLPGYWRSHPEVTLDIDVARTSEIVQRIVDDRAYIGLVFQPPNDARLRTHYSRPEPIRAIVQQDHPLTRLGRPLLLTDLADYPGASMQEGFGVRQHIQAAEISEQVRLRNVLTTSSFKALWQFAAAGIGYALTPPIAVTADMRAQRLASLPLANPILNQGSLHVLSRAGRHISPAARELLDHIVRGIGAAAGEAER; via the coding sequence ATGGATGAAAAACTAGACGCCCGCCGCACCCACTATTTCATGCAGGTCATGAGCCGGGGCTCCGTGCGCGGCGCCGCCGAAGTGCTGGACATGGACCCCTCCGCCGTCAGCCGCGCCATCGCCGCGCTGGAGCGCGACTGCGGCATGGCGCTGTTCGAACGCCGCGGGCGGGGGGTCGTGCCCACCGACGCCGGCCACATCCTGGCGCGCTACGTGAAGCGCCAGCAGAACATTCAGGAAAGCTTCTTTTCCGAGATCGACAGCCTGCGCAACGCCGAACGCGGCCATATCGACCTGGTGCTGGGCGAGGGTTTCGTCGAACTGATGTTCGACCGCGTGCTGCCCGGCTATTGGCGCAGCCACCCCGAGGTGACGTTGGACATCGACGTGGCGCGCACGTCGGAAATCGTGCAGCGCATCGTGGACGACCGTGCTTACATCGGGCTGGTCTTCCAGCCGCCCAACGACGCGCGCCTGCGCACGCACTATTCGCGCCCCGAACCCATCCGCGCCATCGTGCAGCAAGACCATCCGCTGACCCGGCTGGGCCGGCCGCTGCTGTTGACAGACCTGGCCGATTATCCCGGCGCGTCGATGCAGGAAGGCTTTGGGGTCCGGCAACACATACAGGCCGCCGAAATCAGCGAACAGGTGCGGCTGCGTAACGTGCTGACGACGTCGTCCTTCAAGGCGCTGTGGCAGTTCGCGGCGGCGGGCATCGGGTACGCGCTAACACCCCCCATCGCCGTCACCGCCGACATGCGCGCCCAGCGCCTGGCCAGCCTGCCCCTGGCCAACCCGATTTTGAACCAGGGCAGCCTGCACGTCCTGAGCCGCGCCGGCCGCCACATTTCCCCCGCCGCAAGAGAACTGCTGGACCACATCGTGCGGGGGATCGGCGCGGCGGCCGGAGAGGCCGAACGCTGA
- a CDS encoding DUF3100 domain-containing protein, giving the protein MSYASASLAAPSMSLSARVRMLAAILLVVVISEAIGSVTFSVGPGKIVLQPMLWAIFIGAIVAAFGQRLPMGSAIDKAMQTRISGYLQYALLPFLAKLGLMVGGALPQVREAGWALVFQEFGHFFGTMAIGLPLALLLGIKREAIGATFSVGREPSLAIIGERYGMNSPEGRGVMAEYITGTVIGALFVALMAGFITSLNIFDPRSLAMGAGVGSGSMMAAGVGAIASQQTPEMAHQVAALAAAANLLTTVVGVYFTLFISLPTTIFLYGKLEPVLGRFSRGKSDDAVVDSSVSEDVPAHNSKLGFGDRLTAYVICGLFALVGNRLGYNVPFMDALPGMGIIILLVVLTDLILRVVPKLPAVFVLSLIAMTAGCPGVLPYSDQIIALVGKVNFLPFTTVILAMAGLSILKDLPAFRKLGWKIVVVSLAANAGTFLGATMIAEFFH; this is encoded by the coding sequence ATGTCTTATGCCAGCGCCAGTCTGGCCGCGCCTTCCATGTCGCTATCCGCCCGCGTTCGAATGCTTGCCGCCATTTTGTTGGTGGTGGTCATTTCCGAAGCGATCGGCAGCGTCACGTTTTCGGTGGGCCCGGGCAAGATCGTTCTGCAACCGATGCTTTGGGCCATTTTCATTGGCGCCATCGTGGCGGCTTTTGGTCAGCGACTGCCCATGGGCAGCGCCATCGACAAGGCCATGCAGACCCGCATCAGCGGCTATCTGCAATACGCCTTGCTGCCGTTCCTGGCCAAGCTGGGCCTGATGGTGGGCGGTGCGCTGCCGCAAGTGCGCGAAGCCGGCTGGGCGCTGGTGTTCCAGGAATTCGGCCACTTCTTCGGCACCATGGCCATCGGCCTGCCGTTGGCACTATTGCTGGGCATCAAGCGTGAAGCCATCGGCGCCACCTTCTCGGTGGGCCGCGAGCCCAGCCTGGCCATCATCGGCGAGCGCTACGGCATGAACTCACCGGAAGGCCGTGGCGTGATGGCCGAGTACATCACGGGCACGGTGATCGGCGCGCTGTTCGTGGCCCTGATGGCCGGCTTCATCACCAGCCTGAACATTTTTGATCCGCGATCGCTGGCCATGGGCGCCGGCGTGGGCTCGGGCAGCATGATGGCCGCCGGCGTGGGTGCGATCGCTTCCCAGCAGACGCCCGAAATGGCGCATCAGGTGGCCGCGCTGGCCGCTGCCGCCAACTTGCTGACGACGGTGGTGGGCGTGTACTTCACGCTGTTCATTTCGCTGCCGACCACCATCTTCCTGTACGGCAAGCTGGAACCCGTGCTGGGCCGCTTCTCGCGCGGCAAGTCCGATGACGCCGTGGTCGACAGCAGCGTGTCGGAAGACGTGCCGGCGCATAACTCCAAATTGGGCTTTGGCGACCGCCTGACCGCCTATGTCATCTGCGGCCTGTTCGCGCTGGTGGGTAACCGCCTGGGCTACAACGTGCCGTTCATGGACGCGCTGCCGGGCATGGGCATCATCATCCTGCTGGTCGTGCTGACCGACCTGATCCTGCGTGTGGTGCCCAAGCTGCCGGCCGTGTTCGTGCTGTCGCTGATCGCCATGACCGCGGGCTGCCCGGGCGTGCTGCCGTATTCGGACCAGATCATCGCGCTGGTCGGCAAGGTGAACTTCCTGCCGTTCACGACCGTCATCCTGGCCATGGCCGGGCTGTCGATCCTGAAGGACCTGCCCGCCTTCCGCAAGCTGGGCTGGAAGATCGTGGTGGTGTCCCTGGCCGCCAACGCAGGCACCTTCCTGGGCGCCACGATGATCGCGGAATTCTTCCACTGA
- a CDS encoding glutathione S-transferase, with amino-acid sequence MKLFFSPASPFVRKCMVIAHELALTERIENLPSAAGPVARDKSIIPSNPLGKVPTLITDDGQVLYDSRVICEYLNDLGGGALFPANGRARWQALADQALGDGVMDAALLARYETALRPEALRWSDWVDGQMSKAHDALAQLEKNVASLEGRVDIGTITIGCALGYLDFRYASYDWRSTHPGVAAWFKTFNARPSMQATLPPA; translated from the coding sequence ATGAAATTGTTTTTCTCGCCGGCTTCACCCTTCGTGCGCAAATGCATGGTCATTGCCCACGAACTGGCGCTGACAGAACGCATCGAAAACCTGCCCAGCGCCGCCGGCCCCGTCGCCCGCGACAAGAGCATCATTCCCAGCAACCCGCTGGGCAAGGTGCCCACCTTGATCACGGACGACGGCCAGGTGCTGTACGACAGCCGCGTCATCTGCGAATACCTGAACGACCTGGGCGGCGGTGCGCTGTTCCCCGCGAACGGCCGCGCGCGCTGGCAGGCGCTGGCTGATCAGGCCCTGGGCGATGGCGTCATGGACGCGGCGCTGCTGGCCCGCTATGAAACCGCCCTGCGCCCCGAAGCCTTGCGCTGGTCCGACTGGGTCGACGGCCAGATGAGCAAGGCGCACGATGCGCTGGCGCAACTGGAAAAGAACGTGGCCAGCCTGGAAGGCCGTGTGGATATCGGCACCATCACCATCGGCTGCGCCCTGGGCTACCTGGACTTCCGCTACGCCAGCTACGACTGGCGCAGCACCCACCCCGGCGTTGCCGCGTGGTTCAAGACCTTCAACGCACGCCCGTCCATGCAGGCAACCCTGCCCCCGGCCTGA
- a CDS encoding carbonic anhydrase, which yields MFPKRLTEGYQSFLDGRFHSESSRYQKLAELGQSPEILLIGCCDSRVSPEVIFDAGPGEMFVVRNVANLVPPCEPDSESSYHGTSAAIEFAVNGLNVKHIVVLGHASCGGIRSFFDDAKPLSKGDFIGKWMSQIEPMAERLGPGSGDRQTKLKRLELAVVEHSLNNLMTFPSIRRRVEKGELELHGTYFGVATGVLFLRDPATGEFNPCLETGITE from the coding sequence ATGTTCCCCAAAAGACTCACCGAAGGCTATCAATCGTTCCTGGACGGCCGTTTCCACTCGGAAAGCAGCCGCTATCAAAAACTTGCCGAACTGGGCCAAAGCCCGGAAATCCTGCTTATTGGCTGCTGCGATTCCCGCGTGTCGCCTGAAGTGATCTTTGACGCCGGCCCGGGCGAGATGTTCGTGGTGCGCAACGTCGCCAACCTGGTTCCGCCCTGTGAGCCGGATTCCGAATCGTCCTACCACGGCACCAGCGCCGCCATCGAGTTCGCGGTCAACGGCCTGAACGTGAAGCACATCGTCGTGCTGGGCCACGCCTCTTGCGGCGGCATCCGCTCGTTCTTCGACGACGCCAAGCCCCTGTCCAAGGGCGACTTCATCGGCAAGTGGATGTCGCAGATCGAACCGATGGCCGAGCGTCTGGGCCCCGGCTCCGGCGACCGCCAGACCAAGCTCAAGCGCCTGGAACTGGCCGTTGTCGAACACAGCCTGAACAACCTGATGACGTTCCCGTCCATCCGCCGCCGCGTGGAAAAGGGCGAACTGGAATTGCACGGCACCTACTTCGGCGTGGCCACCGGCGTGCTGTTCCTGCGCGATCCGGCAACGGGTGAATTCAACCCCTGCCTGGAAACCGGCATCACCGAATAA
- a CDS encoding FxLYD domain-containing protein, giving the protein MKLALASLALLAGMSGAASAQNLTYGVTLGNVQSVRDTNINMSTITGSLANLSGRPISSAVLTYVLYDAQGREVGRVNDDVIGPIPAGQIRLVKAVTPLQFTKVTVLDVRAQ; this is encoded by the coding sequence ATGAAACTCGCCCTTGCTTCCCTTGCTTTGCTGGCCGGGATGTCCGGCGCCGCCAGCGCGCAAAACCTGACTTACGGCGTCACGCTGGGCAATGTGCAATCGGTACGCGACACCAACATCAACATGTCCACCATCACCGGGTCGCTGGCCAACCTGTCGGGTCGCCCCATCTCCAGCGCGGTGCTGACTTATGTGCTGTACGACGCGCAAGGCCGCGAAGTGGGCCGGGTCAATGATGACGTGATCGGGCCGATTCCCGCGGGGCAGATCCGGCTGGTGAAGGCGGTTACGCCGCTGCAATTCACGAAAGTCACCGTGCTGGACGTCCGGGCGCAGTAG
- a CDS encoding PsiF family protein, with product MLSRTTRMASAMVLSACFFGAYAQTPATPAKTPTPQQQRMTECNKSATGKTGDDRKAYMSSCLKGETPSSEKALTPQQQKMKDCNAKAGDQKLTGDARKTFMSTCLKG from the coding sequence ATGCTTTCCCGTACCACTCGGATGGCCTCGGCCATGGTGTTGTCCGCATGTTTTTTTGGGGCCTACGCCCAAACCCCCGCCACCCCCGCCAAGACCCCCACGCCGCAGCAGCAGCGCATGACGGAATGCAATAAGTCAGCCACGGGCAAGACGGGCGACGACCGCAAGGCCTACATGAGCAGTTGCCTGAAAGGCGAGACGCCATCGTCCGAGAAGGCGCTGACGCCGCAGCAGCAGAAAATGAAAGACTGCAACGCCAAGGCGGGCGATCAAAAATTGACAGGCGACGCCCGCAAGACGTTCATGAGTACCTGCCTGAAGGGATGA
- a CDS encoding cyclase family protein, which translates to MQRWKHRPEGSNWGDFGPDDQLGRLNLITEEQVLKGAREIRAGKTFCLSLPLDLPGGNVLNPRRHPPQLSPTKLADTPYLNFPLRNVNPDAVDVLSDDQVLLSMQYSTQWDALAHVGALFDADGDGKPELRYYNGFQAGVDVVGPADGDHTGCGCNSGGPSAALKLGVENLAQKGMQGRGVLVDLFRHYGPGRTLIGHAELMHVLNTDGITVERGDMLVLRTGYAEAVVAMNGTPDPEVLHTYGAALDGTDTALLQWITDSGIAAICADNYAVEAYPAREKTGPRAMLPLHHHCLFKLGLPLAELWYLKDLAEFLEANGRHHFMLTAPPLRLPHAIGSPVTPIATV; encoded by the coding sequence ATGCAGCGCTGGAAACATCGGCCCGAAGGCTCCAACTGGGGCGACTTCGGACCCGACGACCAACTCGGCCGCCTGAACCTGATCACCGAAGAGCAAGTGCTGAAGGGCGCGCGGGAAATCCGCGCGGGCAAGACGTTCTGCTTGTCCTTGCCCCTGGATTTGCCGGGCGGCAACGTGCTGAACCCGCGCCGCCATCCGCCGCAACTGAGCCCGACCAAGCTTGCGGATACGCCGTACCTGAACTTTCCGTTGCGTAACGTCAACCCGGACGCGGTGGATGTATTGAGCGATGACCAGGTGCTGCTGTCGATGCAGTATTCCACGCAGTGGGATGCGCTGGCGCACGTGGGCGCACTGTTTGATGCCGATGGAGATGGCAAGCCCGAGCTGCGCTACTACAACGGTTTCCAGGCGGGTGTGGACGTGGTCGGCCCGGCCGATGGCGACCACACCGGCTGCGGCTGCAACAGCGGCGGCCCGTCCGCGGCGTTGAAGTTGGGGGTGGAGAATCTGGCGCAGAAAGGCATGCAGGGGCGCGGCGTGCTGGTGGACCTGTTCCGCCACTACGGCCCGGGCCGCACGCTGATCGGCCATGCCGAGTTGATGCATGTGTTGAACACGGATGGCATCACGGTGGAACGCGGCGACATGCTGGTGCTGCGCACCGGCTACGCCGAAGCCGTCGTGGCGATGAACGGCACGCCGGATCCGGAAGTGCTGCATACCTACGGCGCGGCGCTGGATGGTACGGATACGGCCTTGCTGCAATGGATCACGGACAGCGGCATCGCCGCGATCTGTGCGGACAACTACGCGGTCGAGGCTTACCCCGCAAGGGAAAAGACCGGCCCACGCGCCATGCTGCCGCTGCATCACCATTGTCTGTTCAAGCTGGGATTGCCGCTGGCGGAGCTTTGGTATTTGAAAGACCTGGCGGAGTTTCTAGAGGCGAATGGCCGGCATCATTTCATGTTGACCGCCCCACCGCTGCGTTTGCCGCACGCGATCGGCTCACCGGTGACCCCGATCGCGACTGTTTGA
- the pcaD gene encoding 3-oxoadipate enol-lactonase — MAYADLSQARLFYVIDGPADAPVLVFSNSLGTCSDMWARQIPELTKHFRVLRYDTRGHGKSSIPDGEYTFAQLAGDVAELLAHLNIKRAHFCGLSMGGPTGIALALAHPELVGKLVLCNTAARIGSVEGWSTRIAAVADQTLEKMAPTLVERWLTDDYRAAEPGLTQVLIDMLRRTPDAGYSANCAALRDADYRQQVSAITAPTLVISSTRDLAATPAQGQELAAAIPGARYVELNTSHISNWEQPEAFTRAVVDFLTE; from the coding sequence ATGGCTTACGCCGATCTCAGCCAAGCCCGGCTGTTCTACGTCATTGATGGCCCCGCCGACGCGCCGGTGCTCGTGTTTTCCAATTCGTTGGGCACCTGCTCCGACATGTGGGCGCGCCAGATTCCCGAACTGACCAAGCATTTTCGTGTGCTGCGCTACGACACACGCGGCCACGGCAAGTCGTCGATTCCCGATGGCGAATACACCTTTGCGCAATTGGCCGGCGACGTCGCCGAACTGCTGGCGCATCTGAACATCAAGCGCGCGCATTTCTGCGGCCTGTCGATGGGCGGCCCCACCGGCATCGCGCTGGCGCTGGCGCACCCGGAACTGGTCGGCAAGCTGGTGCTGTGCAACACCGCGGCGCGCATCGGGTCGGTGGAAGGCTGGAGCACGCGCATCGCCGCCGTGGCCGATCAAACGTTGGAAAAGATGGCGCCCACGCTCGTGGAACGCTGGTTGACCGACGACTACCGCGCCGCCGAACCGGGCCTGACGCAAGTGCTGATCGACATGCTGCGCCGCACGCCGGACGCCGGCTATTCGGCCAACTGCGCCGCGCTGCGCGACGCCGACTACCGCCAGCAAGTGTCCGCCATCACCGCCCCCACGCTGGTCATCAGCAGCACGCGCGACCTGGCCGCCACGCCCGCGCAGGGCCAGGAACTGGCCGCCGCCATCCCCGGCGCGCGCTATGTTGAATTGAATACGTCCCATATTTCAAACTGGGAGCAACCGGAAGCCTTCACCCGCGCGGTCGTCGACTTCCTGACGGAGTAA
- a CDS encoding YciI family protein — protein MPYIIETFDKPNHQEVRQQHRAAHLEYLDANKQLLLACGAKLQDDGKDAGGGLYIVDLDTREAAQQFIDADPFSQANLFDRVTITRWRKAYVDGTCHL, from the coding sequence ATGCCCTACATCATCGAAACCTTCGACAAGCCCAACCACCAGGAAGTACGCCAGCAGCATCGCGCGGCGCATCTGGAATACCTGGACGCCAACAAGCAGTTGCTGCTGGCCTGCGGCGCCAAGCTGCAAGACGACGGCAAGGACGCGGGCGGCGGTTTGTACATCGTGGACCTGGACACGCGCGAAGCCGCGCAACAGTTCATCGACGCCGATCCGTTCTCGCAAGCCAATCTGTTCGACCGCGTGACCATCACGCGCTGGCGCAAAGCCTACGTCGACGGCACCTGCCACCTGTAA
- the catC gene encoding muconolactone Delta-isomerase: MLFMVQMQVNLPVDMPAEQANKLKADEKALAQQLQRDGKWKELWRVVGRYANVSIFDVESNDELHTLLSSLPLFPYMDINVTALARHPSAI; the protein is encoded by the coding sequence ATGCTGTTCATGGTTCAAATGCAAGTCAACCTGCCCGTCGACATGCCGGCCGAGCAAGCCAACAAACTGAAGGCGGACGAAAAGGCGCTGGCCCAACAACTGCAACGCGACGGCAAGTGGAAAGAGCTGTGGCGCGTGGTGGGCCGCTACGCCAACGTCAGCATTTTCGATGTCGAAAGCAATGACGAACTGCACACGCTGCTGTCGTCGCTGCCGCTGTTTCCGTACATGGACATCAACGTCACGGCGCTGGCGCGCCACCCCTCGGCGATCTGA
- a CDS encoding 3-oxoacid CoA-transferase subunit B, translating into MSTKLTRDQIAARVAQDIPEGAYVNLGIGLPTLVANHLPADREVILHTENGMLGMGPAPAKGEEDYDLINAGKQPVTELPGCSFFHHADSFAMMRGGHLDICVLGAFQVSQHGDLANWHTGAPDAIPAVGGAMDLAIGAKDVFVMMELQTREGQSKLVEACTYPLTGVRCVSRVYTDVAVFDIRADGVTVTDIFGDVTADDLLALTGLPLKFSR; encoded by the coding sequence ATGAGCACCAAACTGACCCGCGACCAGATCGCCGCCCGCGTCGCGCAGGACATTCCCGAAGGCGCCTACGTCAACCTGGGCATCGGCTTGCCCACGCTGGTGGCCAACCACCTGCCTGCTGACCGCGAAGTCATCCTGCATACCGAAAACGGCATGCTGGGCATGGGTCCCGCGCCCGCCAAGGGCGAAGAAGACTACGACCTGATCAACGCCGGCAAGCAGCCCGTGACCGAACTGCCGGGCTGCTCGTTCTTCCATCACGCCGACTCGTTTGCGATGATGCGCGGCGGCCATCTGGACATCTGCGTGCTGGGCGCCTTCCAGGTGTCGCAACACGGCGACCTGGCCAACTGGCACACCGGCGCGCCCGACGCCATCCCCGCCGTGGGCGGCGCGATGGACCTGGCCATCGGCGCCAAAGACGTCTTCGTGATGATGGAACTGCAAACGCGCGAAGGCCAGAGCAAGCTGGTCGAAGCCTGCACGTATCCGCTGACGGGCGTGCGCTGCGTATCGCGCGTGTACACCGACGTTGCCGTGTTCGACATCCGCGCCGACGGCGTGACCGTCACCGATATCTTCGGCGACGTCACCGCTGACGATCTGCTGGCCCTGACCGGCCTGCCGCTGAAATTTTCCCGCTAA
- a CDS encoding 3-oxoacid CoA-transferase subunit A, which yields MISKLVSSAAAALADVPDGATVMIGGFGTAGQPMELIDALLEQGAKDLVIINNNAGNGTTGLAALLGANRVRKIICSFPRQADSQIFDGLYRSGKLELELVPQGNLAERIRAAGAGIGAFFSPTGYGTPLADGKEVREINGRHYVLEYPLHADYALIKAERGDRWGNLVYRKTARNFGPIMASAARVAVAQVREVVELGTLDPETVVTPGIFVQRVVQIDAAPAAKEQK from the coding sequence ATGATCTCTAAGCTTGTTTCAAGCGCGGCGGCCGCCCTGGCGGACGTACCCGACGGCGCCACCGTCATGATCGGCGGCTTCGGCACTGCCGGCCAGCCCATGGAATTGATCGACGCCCTGCTCGAACAGGGCGCGAAAGACCTGGTCATCATCAACAACAACGCCGGCAACGGCACCACGGGCCTTGCCGCCCTGCTGGGCGCGAACCGCGTCCGCAAGATCATTTGCTCGTTCCCGCGCCAGGCGGACTCGCAGATTTTCGACGGGCTGTACCGCAGCGGCAAGCTGGAGCTGGAACTGGTGCCGCAAGGCAACCTGGCCGAGCGCATCCGCGCCGCCGGCGCCGGCATCGGCGCGTTCTTCTCGCCCACCGGCTACGGCACCCCGCTGGCCGATGGCAAGGAAGTGCGCGAAATCAATGGCCGCCACTACGTGCTGGAATATCCGCTGCACGCCGACTACGCGCTGATCAAGGCCGAACGCGGCGACCGCTGGGGCAACCTGGTCTACCGCAAGACCGCCCGCAACTTCGGCCCCATCATGGCCAGCGCCGCGCGCGTGGCCGTGGCGCAGGTGCGCGAAGTGGTTGAACTGGGCACGCTGGATCCCGAAACCGTCGTCACCCCCGGCATCTTCGTGCAGCGCGTCGTCCAGATCGACGCCGCCCCGGCCGCCAAGGAGCAGAAATGA
- a CDS encoding IclR family transcriptional regulator — protein sequence MAELDPQQPSDSYVQSFARGLSVIRAFGPGRSQMTLSEVAAVTGLTRAGARRILLTLEHLGYVTVTDRKFELTPRILELGYAYLSGTPLWNLALPYMEEVAEQTRESCSVSVLEGADIVYILRLSTHKVMTINLAVGSRLPAWVTSMGRVLLAGLPEAELDRVLAMSQIQSYTPQTVTDIAELKRLLAGVHADGYACVAQELEPGLQSVAVPIVDRSGRVIAAMNVSGQSNRFSREAMLDAFLPPLRRAADQINHALLRR from the coding sequence ATGGCCGAGCTCGACCCCCAACAACCCAGTGACAGCTACGTGCAATCTTTCGCGCGCGGCCTGTCGGTGATCCGGGCGTTCGGCCCCGGCCGCTCGCAGATGACGCTGTCCGAAGTGGCCGCCGTTACCGGGCTGACCCGTGCCGGCGCGCGCCGCATCCTGCTGACCTTGGAACACCTGGGCTACGTCACCGTCACCGACCGCAAGTTCGAGCTGACGCCGCGCATCCTGGAACTGGGCTACGCCTACCTGTCCGGCACGCCGCTGTGGAACCTGGCGTTGCCGTACATGGAAGAAGTGGCCGAGCAGACGCGCGAATCGTGTTCGGTGTCGGTGCTGGAAGGTGCCGACATCGTCTACATCCTGCGCCTGTCCACGCACAAGGTGATGACCATCAACCTGGCCGTGGGCAGCCGCTTGCCGGCGTGGGTGACGTCGATGGGCCGCGTATTGCTGGCCGGCCTGCCGGAAGCCGAACTGGATCGGGTGCTGGCCATGAGCCAGATCCAGTCCTACACCCCGCAAACGGTTACCGACATCGCCGAACTCAAGCGCCTGCTGGCCGGCGTGCACGCCGATGGCTACGCCTGCGTGGCGCAGGAACTGGAACCCGGCTTGCAATCGGTGGCCGTGCCCATTGTTGACCGCAGTGGTCGTGTGATTGCCGCGATGAACGTCAGCGGCCAGTCCAACCGCTTTTCGCGCGAAGCCATGCTGGACGCCTTCCTGCCGCCCTTGCGCCGCGCCGCCGACCAGATCAACCACGCGCTGCTGCGCCGCTAG